The Pyrus communis chromosome 2, drPyrComm1.1, whole genome shotgun sequence genome includes a window with the following:
- the LOC137725112 gene encoding uncharacterized mitochondrial protein AtMg00810-like produces MRLMHFMLKLYVDDIIINGSALDVIQQTKYIQDLLTKTKMLKFEAYDTPCFPYNMLLKDDGQPYGNPALHRSIVEELQYLIFTRPDIAFSVHQVYQFVQNQIISHFTAVKRILRYLNGTIYFGISDTIGNLLLKALSDANCVEDLNDRRSLLV; encoded by the exons ATGAGGTTGATGCACTTCATGCTCAAG ttatatgtcgatgatattaTCATCAATGGGAGTGCTCTTGATGTTATTCAACAG ACTAAGTACATTCAGGATTTATTAACGAAGACTAAGATGCTTAAGTTCGAAGCCTATGATACACCTTGCTTTCCTTACAATATGCTTCTTAAAGATGATGGTCAGCCATATGGAAATCCAGCTTTACATAGAAGTATTGTAGAGGAATTGCAATACTTGATTTTCACTAGACCAGACATAGCATTCTCTGTGCATCAAGTCTATCAGTTTGTGCAGAATCAAATTATATCTCATTTCACTGCTGTCAAAAGGATATTAAGGTATTTGAATGGCACCATTTACTTTGGCATATCTGATACCATAGGAAATTTACTTTTGAAAGCTTTGAGTGATGCCAATTGCGTAG